The window AATAAAGAAAGCATCTTAATTCACCTTTGATTAATCAAAGTTCTCAGGCGAGAAGCCTTGAAGCTAGGGAAGGCTAGCTTCTCTCTAAACAGAGGATTCGCCTCGATGAGCTTCTTCAACTCAGTGTACATTATATTCCTCGCTGACTTTGTATCACCATACTTAGACAATTGCTCGTTCTCCCTGTGGACATATAACAAAACACTAAAGGGTCTGCCttacaaattatttaaatgCAAATTAACTTACCTGAAATTCTCAAGAGTGAGAAGCTGAGTAATCTCTTTGTAAAGCTCCTCGTTAAAGGTAGCAAAGACTTTCAAGTCTTTAGCTAATATCTCAACAGCTTTTGCTCTGTCATTACTGAAAAACAAAACGGTAACTATCATTAATTCAACAACACACCAAAACAGCAAACGACTAAAAAAGAGTAAGTAAACAATTTACCGATCTAGAGCTTCGAGATACTTTTGCTTCCTGATCTCGAAGAAAATCTTCATAGAGTAACGATTATCATCAACTTTGGTAAACCCTGAGAGATACTTCTCCACTTCATCCCACTCACCAGCTAAAGCTTTCTCTTCAAAGTACTTTATATTAAAGTAGAACCCAGATTCCTGCTCTAGCCTTTTAAcacaaatcaaaaccaaaattacaaaaaactcaTCCAACACAAAACCTTAACAGACAAAGAACAAGAAGACTTACTTGTGAACAGATTCCTTGAACTTCTCTTCATCTAAGAACTGGAGGATTAAGAAAACTAACTCTCTGCTCAGAGACGACATTTCATTAACCTCTCCAAGGTTCGGATCTGGTGTGTTTCGTCAGAGTCGGGTTTTGATTAAGTCGTCGTTTTGGAAATGGTTTTCTAGGGTTTTTTGTTCTCCTCCATCTTCAAACGAAAAAGGCTGACCCtcagagacagagatagaagGTTGATAAGTTATCACACTTATCAGTGATAAGCGCTCTTGGTTTTATATAAGCTGATAACCTCGTCGATCTGCGCTGTTTGGTCTGATCCTTTTGCTTGGATTTTATCTGATGCGCTTACGCCCACGAAAAAGCGGAAGTGTGGATCCAAGAACTCTTTGTCGGTAGCTTGTTATAACACGTGGCGGATTATTGTGCGGGTCTGTTAAATGAAAAAGGTGGTATGCGAAGTAGAGGATAGTTACTCGTAAGTGGACGCGGATCCGAGTCCGCCACATGTTACGTTGTCAGGGGGGATGACGTGGTCTTGGTATCTCCGTTCATTTCGTAGCGCGATTATATCGTGAGAAATACGAGAGATCCTATCGCTATTACTACTTGAAAGTTACAGGGCTGCTACCTAGTCGAGCCAATACTTTGTCGACTGgttattaaaatattagttgTACGTGAGCTGATTTATAAtgtaaacagtttttttttgtgcgtAAATGCTAAGATAAAAAGAGCAATTTACTGGATATTCAagcataaaaatgaagaatatacTCATTTTACGGTATTATATTTTCGATGTGATAAGTTAcgccaaaaataattttttttggagcGCGTGCGTGTGGAGAAAAAATGCAAAGTGAAAAAGAAGCAGGACAGTAGACTATACTATATTCAATGTAGTATGGTTACATTATCGAACATACAAATGACCTCTAATTACAATATGTTTATACTTCTATATGTCATTGCATAAGTTCTAAGTGGTGTACTGTATTTGTTGTGAGAAAGAAAAGATGATCCAATATGGAAACAGATGAATAAACTACTTTAAGAAACATGGAAATAAACTGTTGTAAAGTGTATTTATAAGCTATATtactagatctcgacccgcacaaccgtgcgggtttttgttttcatttatttttgtataaatattttgttttcaattataaattggtatatattataagatatatatatgtgtctatcaattttgaaaacataataagtttactgtatattttttaattgaatagattttttcaaactttaacatgtatttgtatcttcttctatatatattttcggattattatttcattattaaaatcgtaactatatatataaagattaataaatattattttattgtcatattcaaagacattgtaacatttcacaaatttaaaaagtttttaaaaaattaaactttttgcttcatagatttatattatcgagtaaataattaaacatttagtttttgtttaatttttaaaataaactatatagtttaaaatttgttttcattggtttatggtagtaaagattaatcattgttaaagaatatattttttgttatttaaaaaaaatctttataattttaaaagtttacatttacaaatatttaaatatttagcatatagaggtataatattacaacattaaattatatctatttaatttataatatttataaatctaatggatcatctactgtttaaatccaattattgatagccgAATGAAAATTTCTGGTagatccaaaatttaaatgataagattagatattaaatgtaacatgactttttaAGAATAgatccattaggtccattttttaaaaaatcacacatgaatcaaagttgtgacttctgttttaatatataagactagattttgacccgctcAACCGAGCGGGTGTTATTATCAGtttttatatgcatatatatatttattttaaataattagtggtttatattttaattttagttatatttttaaatgttgatctaactatttcaaatacaataatttatagtttGTATGTTGTAAATAATCAACTGTTTAAAATCGTCACAAGTATTtgttacttattattatatatttgtcttattgtatttgcattagttattaaccaaattaatatgtgcagaaaaaaacatatttgaaaattgttttgtatttaatttatgttaaaattttacCCACccttcaaaactggatttctttttaacaatattttctacgtttattcattttacataatatattattgtatatacaaaattcaaagatattttaatttttatatatgtattatatagtcTCCTAATGTTAAGCTGCTTtgtcatcatattatatttttaacataaatcttttatatttatgaaaataaatttataaatttgtcatatttagttcaatataataattttattttaacatgattgattataaaaatatatattaatgcataataatagttcattgttaattatgaaattagtgaaaatatttgcataaaagttttgaaaattaagatgttgttaaaatatttatatcaacataataattttcatttaatatgattgattgtgattatataatatataaaatgagataaaataattatttttcattttataaacaataACTCAATATATTAatgataataatatttcaaaactaactgcaaaattagtgaaaatatttttgaaaattaagatctttttaaatatttttaaacagttattttcaaatttttttaatatatatatatatatatatatttaaatgaaaatacatttaataaaatttcttaagGGTGGTCCAACTTAAATATCATACATGAAATGAAGtggtgacttctattttaataaatcagTGTTACGtagtaatttataaatttgatggaacAACTCGCAAAATCATATTATAGTTATATATggttttcataaaattattctattattttagttatttatctgtatttataaataatgaatattcaacttaaaatttattaaaaagtgaGACACACTATTAATCATAATTAAGTTAGTTATTTCGAAAAGGAATTAGTATGTAATATTTGTAAGAGGTATATcttgaaaatataaagatataggAATTACGATTTATTAAAGCTGTTAGAATCACTGagattttatataaaatcaCATATATTTTCAATGAAAGAGTGGTTAGTAAAATGAAATATAGGATTTCAGTTAAATAGTTTTTAGAATCATCAAGATTTTTATGCAGAATGCAATTTAGAATATCTTAATAAATAATGCAATTGTGATAATGGTCCATTTCAAATTCTCgtataaactaaataaatatagtTTGGTAAAATGAGGGTTctagtatgatttttttttcaatccaTACGTGCAATgcataaaactaaaataatatattttggttttggtggTTAGCATAGGTTTGGTTAAACTTAGTATAGCCTTAATAAAATGATATTGTACATATCTACGTATGGATCtagatataaatttttttatttaaaaatatagttatgatatttttttttgaaagaatgttaaatttattcaaatcaaaaaGGCTTTTGTACAAACTAATGCAGCTTTAGTAATGCAGCTTTAGTTTAAGCTTGTGTGATTCTTTTGAAACAAAATAGTTTGTGAAATAGAAACCATCTAGTCTCTAGATGAAAACCAATCTGCCATCGCTTTGTTGAAAGCTGTCCCGGGTCGTCCCTGGAGTGAACTTATGCGGTTTCTTATCTGCTTGTCGATGAACTTGATAAGAAGGCTCGGAGGTCTCTGTACCGTGTCGTGTCTTCTACCATTTCTCTCAAGCCAAATAGTGTGGACAGAAACTTGAAACACATATCTTAGCAGGAACCTTGATATCCCTGAGACAGTGTGCGTCGAGATAAGATCAACAACTTGATCCCATATGTGGGAGTAGTGCTGTCCCAGAAGCTTCCTTGTGAGGTTCCTCCAAATAGTCTCCGTGAAGGAGCAGCTAAAAAACAGGTGGTTTCTTGATTCAACCGCAGCATTGCAGAGAATACACTGAGCATTAGCTTGAGAGTTCCACTGCAGCAGCCTATCTCCTGT is drawn from Brassica rapa cultivar Chiifu-401-42 chromosome A05, CAAS_Brap_v3.01, whole genome shotgun sequence and contains these coding sequences:
- the LOC117134396 gene encoding uncharacterized protein LOC117134396, whose product is MDLTQMQGCIALGINLNATVEFVIQHYRSRHYRAEHLITIDKEILRLRARGLTDEDDVVQWRGSGDVFRPCFDTHQTWNSTRVHQSKVQWYKGLWFAGSTPKYSVMSWIAVHNRLATGDRLLQWNSQANAQCILCNAAVESRNHLFFSCSFTETIWRNLTRKLLGQHYSHIWDQVVDLISTHTVSGISRFLLRYVFQVSVHTIWLERNGRRHDTVQRPPSLLIKFIDKQIRNRISSLQGRPGTAFNKAMADWFSSRD